Part of the Sebaldella sp. S0638 genome, AATAGATAAATCAATATATGAAAAACAAATCTTTTATTATATCAGATTTAATTTACAGACTTTCTTGCACACTCCCCCTTTTTCACTTTCTCTGTATCTTTTTCACCAAGCAAACGTGAAATATATGTACTTCCCCCTGTTCCAAAAATTTCACCGAGAGCCATAAGAACCGTCGTAAATGGAAGTGCCAGAGTCACTGCTGCAAGCATCGCAGTGTTATTCAGTATTCCTATATAAAATGCATCAGTTATATTATAAACTATATTAATAACCATACTTAATATCAT contains:
- a CDS encoding MATE family efflux transporter; translation: MNNENNALYYLEKAPVSKAIAHMAVPMILSMVINIVYNITDAFYIGILNNTAMLAAVTLALPFTTVLMALGEIFGTGGSTYISRLLGEKDTEKVKKGECARKSVN